ttgattatAATTTGTTTATTTAATGTCTTAACTCTTAACTTTTTACACATTTATTATGTCTTATTTCATGTGTTAAATTATTTATagtttttatctttatttaagaATTAGGTGTAGATTAAATAACATAAACTTTGATAGATTAAGAACATTATTGTCCCCAAAAGTTTGATTCCAATTTCAGTCCATCCACGTAGTTAACCAAATGTAagattatttttccttaataacAAAACCGTCCATATTACAATTTTAGACGATTTAGCTTATAATAAATGTATTCTCTTATTACCCTACTAAATATTACATGGATTTTTTTCTGAGCCAATCCTGAGTTTTGTAATATCAATTGCATTATCTTCAAACTACTGTACTACAAAACAGAAGTGTATAAATCATTAGCGTCTATTGAGAATATTTTAATGTAGGGGCTCCCCATTGCAAAACAAGAGTATTAGCTCCACAGTGGAAATGCTGAAAGCGGGAGCTTTCTCACAGCAGCAAGGTACCAGGATTGCTCAATCTGGAAGTTTACTGCATTTCCGTGTCTCTAACTTGACAAGAGGAACTTCAGTCAATTATGATGAATTCAAGTATGGGTTTCCATCGGATGGCTTGTCTACTGTAACATATAGGTGGTGGGGAAACAAGAGTCCTGATAATAACGAGGATAGCCGACCGAACGATGATAATGCCAAAAACAGCAAGGAGCAAGCAGAAAATGTAGCAGAGAAATCTGAATGCAAGACAAGTGTGGATTCCATGGAAGCGAGTTCACTGACAGATGTGAGAAAACGAGCTGTCAAAGAGGGGAAAGAAATGCTGAGGCTTGGAGTCTATAGGGGACATAGAGCAAACATGCTTGATTCAACAAAACGAAAGATTCTTCGTCAGGTATTCAAATCATATTTCCGTGTCGATGGAGGTATGAGTAACTTAGAATCATGACAATGGACCATCGATCGTCTTTTCTTCATATGATGGAACAAGGGCTTATAAGATGCTGTAATGAACAATGATCATTTCAAGATTCACACGAAGGCAGCATGCTACATCTAGGATTCAGTACTTAGTGTGTGAGTATATCAGGCAATTCATCAAAGGTCCTCTTTTCCTTTGACTATGTCAGAGATGAGACTCGAACTCCCAGGCAAGACCAAGAATGTATTATTAGCTTCCTATTGATCTTGATCAGTTCTAGCTTAATGTTTTTGTTAAGAGTATCTTTTTTGATCGGACCCACTTTTATATAGTCTTCTAAATGCCTGCTTAATGCTTATCCACATGTGCTTTCGGAGCCCAGCTCGAAAAATCACTTTTATTCTTACAAATTTTG
Above is a window of Nicotiana tabacum cultivar K326 chromosome 8, ASM71507v2, whole genome shotgun sequence DNA encoding:
- the LOC107759401 gene encoding uncharacterized protein LOC107759401, whose protein sequence is MSNLQGSGPISNPIQNPTPNPSTDPKSISFDQVSKLFNLPLSDAAESLGVCASVLKKICYENGLVRWPYRKVISGKSIEDIKKEASREKQERSVEFPKAAGEKHDSLASSAISSFPGSPLQNKSISSTVEMLKAGAFSQQQGTRIAQSGSLLHFRVSNLTRGTSVNYDEFKYGFPSDGLSTVTYRWWGNKSPDNNEDSRPNDDNAKNSKEQAENVAEKSECKTSVDSMEASSLTDVRKRAVKEGKEMLRLGVYRGHRANMLDSTKRKILRQVFKSYFRVDGGMSNLES